The sequence TCACTGAGGCTATACAAGTTTTGTATGGAAAGTTTTGTCAGAATTCCATTTGTAAGCATGGATTTAGAAGACTCCatgggaaataaaatatgttaatCTACACTTTGACCTTTTCAGCTGTTCATTGAACCACCTTAGTAAAAACAACTATTGCCCCTATGGAGGATCAGGTGACACCATGTCTGGAAATTTTTTTTGGACCAACTTTTTGTATCTGCTTAACTTACCTCTCAATTGTATAGCTATTAGAGTTTGATGCTGATTCTAAGAGAATTTTATGTCCTGGGACCTGTAACAGTATATAAGCATATAAAATGTGTATGAACATTATAAGGTACAGTAGCACTTGCCAGTTTTTTCAGcctttgcagttctgttttgcaATTGACTAAAGGCTCTGATTTTGggtaatataaaaatatatatgtagcAAATCACTTTCAGTGCTTTGAAGCTTGTGCTGTTCTCCTTACTTTCAAGTGCATGCTAATCATGTGgcaaaatatcttcattaatgagGACAAAGTCTTGATCTGTACACTCAGCTTTCACTTACACTCAAAAGTTATCTTCTGCTAACTTGCACTCCAGCTTGCCGTGCAAGTTATTCTCAGCATCTCTAGGCTTAACATCTTCACAATACTAATGTtctactgaaatatattttagtaGCTGTTAATCAGTCTTTAATCTTTCCTTCATGTCTCCGCCTTTAAGCACGTGTATGCatgtacatatacataaatAGGGTATGAACTGCCAGCAATTATGTACTGTGCAGTATTTATTCCTTAATGTGGTATTCATCATCCAGTATAGGTACTGATACGAAGGACATGTTTGAGTGATATCCATAAAAAGGATATTATCGCTCAATTATATAtatgtggttgatgccccatctctgaagactttcaaggtgaggctggatcaggccctgggcagcctgatgtagctgtggtgtccctgttcattgcaagagagttggactagatggcctttaaagatcccttctaactctaagaattctatgattctatgatacttcTTTTTATAAATACTCCCACTGAAGGTTCAAGTATTAATAGTTTTGGTTTAACAGATCAATTAAAACATTTCCAGGAggttctgggggaaaaaaaagaaaaaagttaagaaaaaagatcattttCCAGTactctgtttttcacttttcataCCCTGCACTTCCTAATtccagctgggaaaaaaaagtgctgtgtTGCAGTTTTTTCTATGCAGCATTTTTTTGCCAAATTAAAAGCAGGAAGTACCAGAAAGTTCACAGAAGATCATATtcttgtgagattttttttgtccaaCTTATCTGAATCTCTTTGTCTGTAAAAATTTAACTAAGCATTTACATTATTAAATTGCTCTAACATTGCTTGGAAAACATTACAGACATTTTATGGTAAATGAGATTAATGCTTCTTGCATATAACTGAGGGATTTTTCGAGGTAATTAAAGTAGAAGCATTCGCTTGGATCATTTAGCAGTTCCTTTCCCCAAAAATAATTCACACAATTCCTCTAAGTAGATTAAACCTATTGAATTTTACAGAGTAACCCCTGCTCTGCCTTTGGGAGATTAAGAAGTTGCCAACTACATGCCCTTACACCACAGCATAATAGGAAATACAGTTTGTTCAACAATTCAAACAGTATGGGTGAGCAGATTTTGTTATGTAATGTTTTACTAAAAGGTAACAAGGCTGTGAGTGTGACAGCAGGTTACTTAAAGAAagtgatgaaataaaaaacatgaaataaaagaaaagctgtttcctATGTGAATTAGGGTTTTATGTAAGCTTGGAGTAACAGATCTAGGTGCTGTATCTGCAGCTTTCTAGCTGTCATAGATTCTGAATGCGGAGTTTGTAAAATGCTtggcaaaatgaaatcatttggaagtaaactgatttttctttttaacattttaaaattagcaGGGCAGTTTTGGGTTATAATCTTCAGAGTATTAAAgtaaatagtgttattttgtttcttcatcaCATGAGAAGCTTCCTACTGACAGCTTCCAACTATGGTACATTCTTAACTGCTCTAAATTTAGATAGCTTTTTATTAGATTTAGCAGTATTCAGATGTAGCCAGGAAGAACTTTCATCAAGAATTTCCTCTGCTACATACTAGTTGAATTAAGTGCTATAAACAAGGGCTCCATATCACCCTGATTTTTCTTGCCTTCCCATAGTACACAATCTTAGAATTGAAATGAAGCTTTACTTAGTGAGTTGGGCTGCATCTTGTTCCACTGGAAGAAATATTACCAGTGTAGCACATATCATTGCTCTAGGACCTTTAGTTGCTTAGCCTAGATTCTCCAAAACTTACCCCTGATAGGAAGTCTAAGAATTCAGTGTTCCCATCTCTTTTCCAAAGGATAGATTCTTTCTGAACTCATTATTCCTTGCTAACATAAGTTTTAAGTCCCATAGGGTTTTCATAGAATTTGACAGTGGATGCAGTTTGCATATAGTGTTCAAGCTGAGGTTTACTTACAAGTGCAAGCGTGCCTAATGCTCTGTCTGGAGCTGTGTTTTTGGGAATTTAAAACTAGTTTCTCATCTGTCATTTGTAGTTAATCAGCCTAGGGATTAGATGCATGATGTATTGGCAATTTCTGACTTTTAATAGAGACAACATGTTCTCTTGTTTCATGACTTGTTCTTTTACAACTTTGGTCTCAAACAGTTGTCTGGCAGATGAGTTCCAGAGAACAGATGGCTTAAACCAGAAAGGACCTGTTAGGAtgcagaaattaattatttaatatcGATCAACATGGAGTCAAATATACTTTCTgtttagctttcatttttaattctctaACTGTAGGTAGCATATTCAAAGTGTTATTAGCATGAATAGCAGATGTGGGTGGCAGTGCCAGGAGATCAGATCCCCATTTGAAGCTTTTACAGGGAGCATCAGTTAGAGTCAAGCATGATATAGCTTTGCTGCAAAGTAACAATCTCGGTCTTTGTTCACAGTTTGTAATACATGTCAGCTGCAACAGCTGACTGACATACAGGAGTCTGTCAAAAGGCTGCGTACTATCAGGGAGGCAGAAATAGCCAGATTCACATGCAGCCTGTATTGAATCTACAGTATGGGGCCAAGCAGCCCCAAACTCCTCCACTTGCACACCCATTTGGAGAGAAAGACAACAGTGATGAGAAATGGCAAGTAGCCACGAGAAGGACTAAGAAGAAGAAGCCTGCCCCAAAGCCTGATGTGCCTCTGTGAAACTGCTTCAAGTTTCTgcagacagagaaggaaagagaaacactAACAGGTACGTTGTCTGAAGTGAATAAGGCGGCCAGACCTGTTGCAGAACAACTAAGAAAAATTGACAGGTGATTGTGGTGGGTGATTCTTTTCTGAGGTTTACAGAGGCATCCATTTGTCATTCTGACCTGCTACCTCAAGAGGTCTGCTGCTCGCCAGGGGCCCACATCAGGTACATGACACAGAGGCTGCCGGACCTTGTACATCCCACGGACtacagcctgctgctgctgtttcacaTGGGCCCCAGTAACACAGCTGTTAGCAACCTGAAGAATATCAAGAGAGTCTACAAAGAGCTGGGAGCATAGATAATCTCATCAATTCTCCGGGTTAGGGAAGTGGGGAGGGAAAGGGTTGATAGAATTAAGAAAGTCAATAAATAGTTAAGGGTGCAGTGTCATGAACAGGATTTTGGCTGCTTATGTGATGGAACTAGTTTTGAGAAATCTGGTCTTCTAGGGGAGGATGGGGTTCATCTCTCAGAGAAGGGGAAGACCATCTTTGGCAGCAAGCTTTCCAATTTAATCTTTAAACTAGGACTTAAACTAGGGTTGCAGGTGTAGGTGATCCTCAAAGCGTCCCACTTAGAGGCTGATGATTGTAATGGATGCTCTGGGCCTGGAGTTGGATCACAGGAGAGAAAGACAGCACTTAAGGTGCAGGATAAGAGAACTCCAACTGGTAAATCAGCCTCAATGGGAGCCCAACTCAAATGCCTGTACACTAATGCACGGAGCACGGGGAGCAAGGAGCAGCTTCATGTTACATAGTCTTCATGGAGGACTTcagtggctttaaactggaagagggcagGTTTAGAGTAGATAAcaggaataaattctttactgtgagggtggtgagactggaacaggtttctcagagatgttgtggatgcccccagccttgaggcattcaaggccagcctgcgtggggctttgagcagcctgctctagagggaggtgtccctgtctataGCTGGGGGGTTGGACCTACATCATcttcaaggtctcttccaacccaagccattctataattctcttatttcattctgtgatcttagtggtcttttccgtccttaatgattctctggTTAAGCCGAAAAGGGAGAAGCGTAACCTTAACCCTTCAGCAGCGCCTGGCCGCGGTGCTGCGGAGCAGCGGGAAGGGACGCGCCTACAGTCCGTTCCCTACTCTGAACTACACTTCCCATGGTGCACCGTGCGGGCAGCGCACATGTGCAGACCGGTCAGCCCAGTCCTGGAGGGCGGGCAGGGGGGTTTCGTTTCCGGGCTGAGGACGCCTGAGAACGCGGGGGGTTTCCGGGGTGCGGGCAGTCTATCGGCCCGCGGGTATGGATGAGGACGGGTTGCCCATCGTGGGCTCCGGCATCGACCTCACTAAGGTACGGCCGCTCCTCGCCTCGCCTGGCGCCTCATCCCTCGGCCCCAGCGGAGCTGCTTCACGTGCAGCGCTTTTGGTTGTCAAAGCTTCTCTCTAGCAAACATAATATTCAGCCTTTTCGTTTGAAAAGCATGCGCGGGTCAGATCTGACGTGGaggatttgttttccttctgcgTCAGAAggaacagctctgctttgccctctgtgttttatttcttaaagcTAACTTTGAGGAGAGTTCGCTACTCCATCtaaaagcttctgaaataaGATAACATTCCTTCATTTggatattattctttttttctgtgcatccTGCCACTTTTCAAGTGCGTTCGTAGTATGTTGGTGGTGGAAAAGGATTTTTACGTAGGTTGCTttgaaagtagtgcctcctatttatttccatggaaactacaacaaagagcagAATAATGCTGTTTGGTAAATTCTCGGCTACAAAGTACGATTTTTCAacagttaccaccattagctatgttTTTTCACCAGCAGGAGcaacagcctgcatgctgtgctcatagcAGTCTACACCAGCAGAGGCGACCCACCCTTGCTGTCAAcgctgctgaaacacaccaccacagcctcactgtgctcacatccactgtttggtctccagaaacattcagcaagccTCCACGAATATCAACAGGTGCCACTTTTCCCTCGTGGAAACAACATCGCACAAAACGTAACAGAATatcagtgggaaggttcagcctctgctgccgtaccaccaacatccgcctctgatgtcatgggccagcATCATAACATAGGAGGCATTCTGGAGCAATCCTCATATATGTTACGTAAATTTAGATTTTACGCATCCATAGCAAACACACCTAAGGCTGATctctaaatatttttcctgaatttttgcattttatactATGTATTTCAGTCCAAACGTGAGGATTAACACCTACAAATTGTCTCATTTTCTTGTATTGTTTACTGCAGGTTCCTGCTATTCAGCAGAAAAGAACTGTAGCGTTTCTAAACCAATTTGTTGTTCACACAGTGCAGTTTCTGAACCGCTTTTCTACTGTTTGTGAAGAGGTATGTTTGCTATTTTCCATCCCTCACTTTATTCCATGAGAAAGATTCCTAGAAATGAGAACCATTCGCATCACtatttttgctgcatttgtATCAGTAGCTTTAGAATTTAGTCTGCTCATCAGTCTTTCTGCTCATCTTGAATGCATTACTaagacagatatttttttaCTCCAATATATCCGCTGCTGATTATGCCTCGCTTAACCTTATTTTGTTGAACTTTCATATTTGGCATAGCTTTTGAACTTTGATTCTCTTTCTTAGAGCTTCCTACTGTGAATATAGTCTTGTTTTGGAAAGAGGCTGCTCTGTTAGTGTTGACACCATTTTGACAGTCCCTATTCCCCTCATCTGTGTCAGAGGGCACTGCATCAAAACTTGCTTTCAGATTTCTCTGCCTTTACTTTAAAAGGATGGTATACAAATCTCTGGAGACGAACAATTTTTGATGTGAAAAAGGGATGTTTTTGGCAAGTGATTACTCTAGAACATGAAGCAATTgatttgtgaaggaaaaaaaagttcttaaaaaTCAGTAGTAAGTTTTTGTCTTGAATTTAATGTCATTGGAAGTTTACTAAGACTAAAATTCTCcacaggacaggaaaaaaatgcttcttcccttatagaaaatgatgttttctgATGTGGCTCTAAGCTTTACCTTTCTGtcattagtgttttttttttttgtagctgtgCACTAGGTTATTCAACAAAAGCCACTGTACAGCCTTAGCTAACAGCAATTGTCAGATCCAGACTAAGCAATGTAACCTAGAAATTCTTGTATTAGTAAAGGTTAGAGCCAGACTCTTGGCAAGTATAAATTTTGACTACTATATTAACATATAGGTttcaaaattggaaaaaaaaaatcaaaaattctGGATTTTCTTGACTCAGTATATGGGATACTGTCACTGCCCAGTGATGCTGTCAGTTGTCCGGAACTGGATTTTCATGTGATCTCAATATTACTTATTATATAAGGCACTACAGAAATCAAGGTGTATATACATAAAGCCATTTTGAGCATGGAGCAACACTATGAAGTCTAGTTAATAAAGCAGTTATTAGTTAACCTAAATGTGTTGTTGCTGAACACACTTAGTAGTTACTCTACAAACTTTAAAAGATTTTGCATTTATGAAGTATAGAagtgttttttaatgtaaatggTCCCAGTGTAAATCAGCAGAAGTCAGGAAATTCA is a genomic window of Meleagris gallopavo isolate NT-WF06-2002-E0010 breed Aviagen turkey brand Nicholas breeding stock chromosome 1, Turkey_5.1, whole genome shotgun sequence containing:
- the LOC104911600 gene encoding WASH complex subunit 3; amino-acid sequence: MDEDGLPIVGSGIDLTKVPAIQQKRTVAFLNQFVVHTVQFLNRFSTVCEEKLSALSLRIQQIETTLNILDAKVCMYTDCNFEQ